The sequence tatatatatatatatatatgtgtgtatatatatatatatgtatatataatacggaatctgaaaaattattaaataactCACAGATTAGGTATGTGAAGAATGAACGATGCACTGACACactattcaaaaacaaaaatgaatatgTAACAAACACAAGCCTAAGCCCAACTTAATATCCAACCCATtagtatataaacttatatattgtctttttcattttctatgtGGGATCTAAGAATTTTCACCACTTTAATACCATATTCAAGTAGACACAttaaaagtcaattttttattcactccataatatttttctagCTAACAGCCTGGCTAAACTTTTGTCTATATGTGagtcaaattaaaataattccAAGCAATAGTCAAAGCAATAAATCATGCAAATACACACCAACTTCGTGgagggaaaacaaaaacacaaggtAAATTTGATCAATatattagaataaaataaatataacaacaCTCAAAATATATGTCCAAAACTTTAGTTCACAATAAAttgcaaaaatgcaaaaatattatatttatgaaataataCAATCTTACTATAAAAAACCAGTTGAACCAGCAAGGCACCAAGATCTCTCCTATAGAcatttcaaccttttttttttttttttttgtagtcaTAGCACTCAAAatccttctttaaaaaaaatttttaaaaaaaaagtcttactattcaaaaaaaaaaagtctcctttctttttcaattttttttttctcacacgcCACAATGTATTTGTGGAATTCCATCTAACTTTTGCACAGCTTGCACTGAAAAGCATGAAATTCAACCCATACACACTTTCATATATGTAATATGTGTATAACAAATCATCTTTTAAAGGTTTTCTTAATGGGTAAGGCATCCGTTTAATTCTTCAGTGCATTTGATGGGTACTGACTACTGAATCAAAATGACCATTTTAATTCGAACTAGTGCCTGTGTCACTTTCAATACATAAAGCATTATAGGTAAGTTGAACTCTTCATACTTCATATAGGAGGAATAGAAAACATATAGTAACGTGACTCTGACATATCACTAATACAATGTAGatttagttcatttatagagtATATGACGTATATCTAATATATGTAAACACGCTCTCACATAGGAATCGGTGCAGTTACATAGGGGTAGGTAACCCTACGCGCGAGTAGTGTACTCGCGTGATTACATGGTGCAGTTACATAGGGGTAGGTAACCCTACGCGCGAGTAGTGTACTCGCGTGATTACATGTACCGGATGCACGATAACATAAATTAAATTGTGGGCTGCATCTCTAGGTGTGGTACACCTCATGACTTCCACACGGTTTTTTTGACCATCCTTGTCATGGCTGCGGTTATCTTTATGGATAAGTAACAACTTTATAGCTCAAGGACCAAAATAATTGAGGAAGTTGTTTGAAAATATCCCATAAATTTGTCAAAGTATTCGGTGGCAATCCATGtcttaaataacaataaaatggATGGTTGTCTATATGCACAAGGAAACTGTTGGCTttgtgagttgtggttggttcTATAGCATTGTTTCCACGAAATGCTTGCATTACATGACGATAGTATACAGGAGATGTTTGGTAAATTACAATGACAAATACTCAATcggtataaataaataaaatgatttctTAATTAGTCCCTTTCTATTTCCAAATTAGTGCGTACATCTTTCCATAACACAGTTATAAATGGAATAGCTTAGttgtaattttgaaataattttataattggtTTAGAAGTTAGAACCATATTCAATCAATGTTATGAAATGACATTATTTTGAATtgacaaaatctaataaacaatGTGCAATGAAGACCGCAATTTGAGGGGTTCATACTATTTATAAACAGAGTTTGATATTATTATGAGCCATTTGATCTTGAGAATCACTTAAATCCATTTAAAATTTCATGTAAAACAAAATTCTCTCAATAAACAATCTTAAATAGTTGATGCCAATTGTTATATGAAACCAGgccaatttttatttcttttagcgTTCAAAGCCACGCATATCATACACTGGATTCAGAAACATGGGTTGGCTAAAGATGCTAGCCTGATTCAATTGGAACTTCCCTGAATCCAAATATTGTTGGTACTGTATTTCTCCTTGCTGGGGTCTCTCAGCATTGTCAGTCCCAGTATTGCCAATGAAGTTTTGGAAATCAAAGTTTGAATTGTGTGAATTGTCACATAAAAGTTGGGAAATTGGGCCCAAGTATTCCAAATCCAATAGATGAGTCAGTGAGCAGGGTCTTGGGAATTTTGACACATTTTGATCAATAGCATCATTTGGCAATGTTACATCAATTGGAGCAGGCAGTGATTCTTCCACTTTTGGGTCCAAAACTTTGGCCATATGCCTCTTCTTATAGATCCTACAAAGGACCCAATCATCcaactgaaatgaaaaaaaaaacaacacaaacacaaacacaagcaaAATGATCATCAATTAGCCAAAAGAAACATGACCAAAATTCTTGAAAATGTAACATTAGCAACAAAGAGGCTTACTCTCATGGATCCCAAAAGCTTCTTGGGTTGTTTTCGCGAATCGGTTAAGCGATATTCATGCATAATCCAATCAGTCTTTATACCCTTTGGTGGTCTACCCTTGTAGAACACAAGAGCTTTCTTCACCCCAACATACTTAGCACCACTATAGATAGCCTTATCTGTGCCTGTGGCTTTCCAATATCCAGACACAGTTGCTCTATTTGGCCTCACCCCATTTGGGTATTTCCTATCACGAGGAGTGAAGAAGTACCATTCATTCTCTCCAAATTCTGCTTTTTCTACACAACACAAAAGAGTacacaaaatcaatttcaaaccTTTAAAACACTAATACATAAATAAGCAATTAATCAATCATATATGTGAAAGCTAAAGGTTTTTTTTGTCACACAAAGTTGTGACATGTTTTAAAATACTAACCGGGCAATTGCCATGGATCAAATTTGTAAATATCAACCTCAGGGATTATTGATACAGGGCATGGTTTTGAGGTTGCTTGGTTTCGAAGGTAATATATGATCAATTCCTCATCAGTTGGGTGGAACCTAAAACCAGGAGGAAGGTCAGATCTAGCTCTGCCCTCCATTAATCTATTCAAAGTGTTCCAAAACTTTggaacagtgttttttttttttttgggatttcttGGACTACAAGGATAAGAAGGAAGCAAGAGAAAAAGGGTATTGAAAGAAATGTAGGAGTGTTTGAAATGTTTAACCAGAGAGGGCTAGCCCTTTtatggttgagttttttttgtcGTTTTATGCTAGTCCAAGGCTTTGATTGGTTGTTTCTTTGACTCTCATACCtcgtattttttttaaaaaaaattgcagcaataCTCGCACGAGTACGCAAAGTGCTTTATTATAATCTTAGTTTTTGTCCTTAGTGTTTTATGGCATCCCTATCCGGATTGGGGTTTATTCAATGGAATCTTATTGTGATGCTTTGTTAGCTTGCATTCTACTTGAGTCTTATCTTTGATCTTTCACACATCATGATTCATGTCATGATGTGTGAAATATCAAAGGTATCATAAAACTTTAAAGATGAAAAAGGTAGCTTTAATAAGATGGTGTCATGGTGTGAAAAGCTTTtggaattatatatatttttttctagttttttgtgTATATTAACTTATCTATGTACTATTAATCTAACCCGTTATTtacaatgtgaaacaagaaataaaaatgcATTGAAACTTGTGGGTTTGTTTAAGTTTtcttgtctttatttatttatttattttttaaaggatcAGAATTAACAAAGTATATGAAAGTTGGTGGGAAATTCAATTATTTGccacttaaaaaattatgagaaggGTATGGGGCATGGCTAGTTCTAATGTTTTTGCCGTGGGTATGTTgtaaaatgattaattaaatatattaacatcAATATAATCACTACAAAATGCCATGTGCGGTTTTTAAATCTTATAAAGTCCTGATTGCAAATATGGAGCTAAATATATCAAGTTATATTGAATTATACCATGTGTTGTGCTTAGATAATTGGACATATGCAATTTGCCATAGTGTAATGTAATAAGTAATAAGTAATAATATAATACCATTATTGGGTATCTAAAAAGGATTATGCATAATCCATTTTTAAGTATCTCTCTTgttgaatgaaattttttttattcaaacagAAGGTAATACATTTACCTAGTAACTTACATATTAAATCTTGTTTGCATAGGATTGACAAATGGCATACATATACGAGCTGGTATCTCTTGCATCAGATGCATGAGACCAGCCTCTCGCAAGTAGGTGGGCCCCACACGTGTAGAACTCACCTGTCTGTGAGAGGTAGGTCTCATGCGCCTAACATATGAGAGATTTTTCATACGTATACATGACGTGTGAGGCCCACTGCTTGTAAGAGGTTAGGGTCCACCTATCTGTGAGAGGCTGGTCTCATGCGCCTAACATATGAGAGATTTTTCCTATGTATACATGACGTGTGGGGCCCACCTACTTGTAAGAGGTAGATCTCATGCGCTTTTTCTTAAGTATACAtgacatataaaaaaaaagattgtatgTTGTTTTGTTATGCTTTAGGCTATGTTTtaactatcaaatatatataaaatactaaaagaaaaagactacataatagaatataaatttgaacaaaaaaaagatgGGTGCAAGTAAGCCTAAATGGATTATAAGAGGATAAGTAAGATTATGGGTTccattctttttaatttaataataataaagttccCTAGACCTACTTTGTAATTATCCACTAAATCAActaatttatttgtaaatatataaCTATTCTTAGACTTTGGAGTTTGGAGTATATAATACTCAATAGGATTAGGATGACATAATGTTACAAGTAACTTCATCAATGAGAATAACTCAACTCATATAATGCTTCAAACAAAGCAAAGTtattaaaatacataaattgtcacaatttttatcacaattatCTTACGTGTAAGACTGTAATTGACAATCTGTTACTTTCACATAAATTCACTACTTTTTTCCACCATTTACAGTCTACCACTTGGACGGTTATAGCACAAATTGTATCATTTTATACGGTcatcccaaataaaataaaaaagtgaacaAATTGATTGGGCAAAGAGAGAGTGTTGTATTATTGGTACTCTTAAGGTTTGAGAAAAAGCCATGAATGATATTCGAGTCTGCTTAAGTGTCTCAATCATGGCCACTTAAAAAAATGACGCGTGTACTGCCAAAAAGAGTAGGGTAGGATAAgattaaaggggaaaaaaaaaaattatggaggTGTGAAATGTTCGTGGTTCTTATCTTGCCACGTCACTACTGTGCTCTTATTGGAGCAGATCAGCCCCATTGATTTTgacaacattaaaaaataaaaataaaactaaaaatatttttggtgaGCTCATGTTTTGGTCGTGTCCTTTGGATCAAGATCAAAGTTCCCACGTGGCATCGTTGAATTTGACTTTAACTATGTTTAGGTTTTCAATGGTGAAgaataacctaaaaaaaaaaaaaaacattggtgAAGAATAGGAATATTCTATGAATCTCAGCCGTTAATTCAAACTTCTCAGGCTCTCTTTTCATTAGCATGcgtagacccaaaaaaaaaaaaaaaaaagtttatccCCCTTTCTTATTTATACCTTTCACAGTTTGACACATCTTAAACGCACGATAAACTGATAATTGGATTACTTTTTATGAAGTATTGGTGGTTTAGTGGTGGATCCACGCGTAAATAATACAATCCTATAACGTATAAGTACAAAGAATCAAGTCATAGTGCTCATTTGGATTactcttttcattttatttacaatacttttgacaaaaaatttatagcaataagttaaataagttgttcaCAAACAGACACTTAAACGCATGATTGGACTAAGTGTTAGTGGTGGACTAATATGTAAGTaatgaaatatatacaaaagTGTGTATCCATAAAAGAGTCGTGTGTGCGGCAGGGTAGTGGTCAAGCTCTTGGTTTGTCTATCTCTATCTCCAGCTTGGCTTGTGCGTAGGTAGATCTGATTGCCAAGATGGATGCCTTTAATTTTGGCTAAAAAATTATAGTGGAGAGTATTATGTCAATTAGCACGTGTTAAGTGGTGATTTGATTATTCTAATACAttcaataaataacaataatggGCTCGTGTTAAAGTCATGTAACAAAATTACAAGTTAACACATATATAAAATGTGGTAAAGCGGTCTTATAAAAATTGCGGCTGGTTGgacctagttttttttttttttttttttgacagactGGTTGGACCTAGGGTGACAATTCGTGTTTGCGTGTCAGGTTCTGTCGTGTCAAGttatgagtattcgactacatagatcaacactaacccgacatgtttattaaacaggtcaagatttctcaactcTAACACgacctatttattaaacgggtcagttgtgtcgacctgtttatcagcttttatcaaaataaaaaataataattaatgaaaaaacaagcaaataaatatttttaatataaaatttagaactaacgagtaactgtttcacaaataatcattcaaaattaaagcatatcccaatatcacaaataatcaatcacaatatgtcaaagaaaataaatcacaacaattaataagtttatataccaagagtttgaagggtatattggtaaaatatcatttaataaacgggtcaaacgggttctatgtgttcaacactaacccaactcatttattaaacgggttagccgtgtcaacccgaatatgacacgaactcgttaagcctcaacccataccCTGCTAATTTCATGTCGTGTCATATCAGGTTCGcaggtcgtgtcaaattttgccacccctagttgGACCTAGTTTATTTTGTCTTAagacaaattattttaaattataattatgttGTAATAGATTATACCCAATCAAATAGTCAATAAAAAGCTTTacttagggcatgtttggtaaaCTATAATAGACGTTGTAATATAATAGCTATTCTTATGGtttagttattctttagtttggttatatttttattgcaatgaatagttattccttatgaattcttcaaaatgaggaataaatATTGCTCTTTAAAATGTTGTATTAGTTATTCCTTAGTAAGCGCAATAATTtcataacttattatatttccaaataaacaaactttccatatacatctaacaattaaaaaataaaaaaataacaacttttaaggagatataattgtatgagtaaaatattttttaaaataaatagtttgtttcattctaatgttataactcacaaccaaactaaagaatagatttaattattacattacatcatattttattactaataataaaaattacaatttatgtCGTA comes from Castanea sativa cultivar Marrone di Chiusa Pesio chromosome 3, ASM4071231v1 and encodes:
- the LOC142627485 gene encoding NAC domain-containing protein 1; its protein translation is MEGRARSDLPPGFRFHPTDEELIIYYLRNQATSKPCPVSIIPEVDIYKFDPWQLPEKAEFGENEWYFFTPRDRKYPNGVRPNRATVSGYWKATGTDKAIYSGAKYVGVKKALVFYKGRPPKGIKTDWIMHEYRLTDSRKQPKKLLGSMRLDDWVLCRIYKKRHMAKVLDPKVEESLPAPIDVTLPNDAIDQNVSKFPRPCSLTHLLDLEYLGPISQLLCDNSHNSNFDFQNFIGNTGTDNAERPQQGEIQYQQYLDSGKFQLNQASIFSQPMFLNPVYDMRGFER